The Bacillus sp. 2205SS5-2 genomic sequence GGCTATGATTTATGGTACACATGGAGAAATTCCGAAAATTGTTCTAGCGCCAAGTACTGTACAGGAAGCCTTCTATGACACGGTTGAAGCGTTCAATTTAGCGGAAGAATATCAGTGTCCAGTCATCATTTTGTCCGATCTACAGTTGTCTCTTGGGAAACAATCTGTCGAGCTCCTTGATTTTAGTAAAGTTGAAATTCGTCGCGGAAAACTCAAAACCGACGAAACAGAACTTGATGAACTTGAAGCGAAAAAATACTTCAAGCGCTATGAAGTGACCGAAGAGGGAGTTTCCCCTCGAGTAATTCCAGGAATGAAAAATGGTATTCATCATGTAACAGGTGTAGAGCATGATGAAACAGGCAGGCCATCTGAATCACCAGCAAACCGTAAAGCACAAATGGATAAACGGATGCGAAAGGTGAATAATATTGGCTTTGCCAATCCTGTTCATGTAAATGCCCCGCACGGAGAAGCTGATTTATTACTTGTTGGCTTTAACTCTACACGTGGAGCGATAGAAGAAGCAATGGAACGACTTGAGAAGGATGGTATACGCGTTAATCATGCGCATATACGTCAAGTCCATCCATTTCCAACAGATGAACTGACACCGCTTGTGCAAAATTCAAATAAAGTGGTTGTTATTGAAAATAATGCTACAGGTCAACTAGCGAATATTATCAAAATGAATGTAGGATATGCTGGGAAAATTTCGAGCTATACGAAATATGATGGTACGCCTTTCCTGCCGTATGAAATTCATTTAAAGTGCAAGGAGTTGAACTAAATGGCGACCTTTAAAGAGTTTAGAAATAATGTAAAACCCAATTGGTGCCCAGGTTGTGGTGATTTTTCTGTCCAAGCTGCCATTCAGCGTGCAGCAGCTAATAATGGCTTAGAACCTGAACAATTGGCTGTTATCTCTGGGATAGGATGTTCTGGCCGAATTTCAGGCTATATCAATTCCTATGGTCTCCATGGCATTCACGGACGTGCGCTTCCGATTGCTCAAGGCGTAAAAATGGCCAATCGTGATTTAAAAGTCATCGCTTCCGGTGGTGATGGCGATGGATTTGCCATTGGACTAGGACACACAATTCATGCAATCCGCAGGAATGTCGACATCACTTATATTGTGATGGATAATCAGATTTATGGATTAACGAAAGGGCAGACTTCTCCTCGATCGGCGGCAGGTTTTATAACAAAATCTACTCCTGAGGGAGCCATTGAACCAGCCCTAGCCCCAATGGAGATGGCTTTAACAGCTGGTGCAACATTTGTAGCTCAAAGTTTTTCCACAGATTTAAAAGAATTAACGTCCTTAATTGAAGCAGGTTTAAATCATAGTGGCTTCTCCTTGATAAATGTCTTCAGTCCTTGTGTCACTTACAATAAAATTAATACGTACGAGTGGTTTAAAGAGAACTTAACAAAATTGAGTGACATAGAAGAATATGATCCTACAAATCGTGAAAAAGCGATGAGTACACTAATGAAACATGAGGGGCTAGTAACCGGATTGATTTATCAAAACTCAGAGCAACCTTCTTACCAAGAACTCGTGAAACACTATAGTGAAGAACCATTGTCACAGCATGATTTGAATCTGTCAGCAGAAACATTTGATGAACTTGTGAAAGAATTTATGTAAAGATGTACGAAGAAAAGGATCCTTTTAGAGGGTCCTTTTTTGGCAAGTAGGGAATAAAACCCTATACCTACTCTAAAAGGGTGATTATTAGTTTTAAAACATAATTTTTATACAGGAATCCGGAATGCCAAATTTTCACAACTGGGCTAAAAAACTTGATTCATTCGCAATCTTTGAGTAGTATAGATAAGTAGAAAATTGTAACGTTTTGAAATGAGGGTTTCACATGGAGAAAACATCCATATACGGATTAACATTAGAACAACTAACAACCTGGCTTGTTCAACACGGTGAGAAAAAATTCCGTGCAGCACAAGTGTGGGATTGGTTATATAAAAAGAGAGTCACCCAGTTTTCACAAATGAAAAATTTGAATGCAAACTGTGTCCAACTTCTAGATGATTATTTTCACATTCAAACATTAGTTCAAGAAGTGAAGCAAGAATCCAAAGATGGTACGATTAAATTTCTATTCAAACTTCAAGATGGCAATTTAATTGAAACGGTTTTAATGCGATTTAAGTACGGACTATCAGTTTGTGTCACCACTCAAGTTGGCTGCAATATCGGCTGTACATTTTGTGCAAGTGGTCTTTTAAAGAAAAATCGTGACTTGTCGAGTGGAGAAATTGTTGAACAGATTATGAATGTGCAACATCATCTTGATGCTGCAGGGAATGATGAGCGGGTGAGTCACATCGTGGTCATGGGGATTGGAGAACCTTTCGACAATTATGATAATATGATGGACTTCTTCCGTGTAGTGAACGATCAAAAAGGTCTTTCTATAGGTGCACGCCACATCACTGTTTCTACAAGTGGTCTTGCCGATAAAATTTATCAATTTGCTGATGAAGATTTACAGATTAATTTAGCCGTTTCCTTGCATGCACCAAACAATGAATTACGCACAAAAATTATGAAAATCAACCGTGCATATCCATTAGAAAAGTTAATGCCTGCGATTGATTATTATTTAGAGAAAACGAATCGCCGGATTACCTTTGAATATATTTTACTCAGTGATGTAAATGACCATAAAGCTGAGGCGCTTCAATTGGCGAAATTGCTCAAAAATAAACGTCATTTATCGTACGTTAACTTGATTCCATATAATCCAGTTGATGAGCATAATCAATACCAGCGTAGTACGAAAGAAGCAATTGTGAGCTTTTACGGAACCCTTTTGGAACAAGGCATTAACTGCGGAGTTCGTGTTGAACAGGGAACCGATATTGATGCTGCTTGCGGTCAGTTAAGAAGTAAACAAATAAAAAAAGATAAAGCTCGCTCTTAATTGTAGTTAAAAACACACAAATTCAATTGAATTTGTGTGTTTTAGTTTAGTTTCAAGAAAGTAGAGAATTGGTGGTATAGGAGCCAATAGATCAAATTCCTTTAGAATACCTGCAAATATTTTTGTTGAAGTAAAAAAGTTCTTCCAGTCTGTTTAAAATCTCAGTTTTTATTTAAATTAGACTGTTTTCGTAAAGTTTGTTGCATTTTGTACTAGACTATAATCGGTAATCTCTCTTTGTTTCGGGCATCATTTCGTCTATTTTTAATGGAAATCAACAGTGAAATGGGCGATTTAATCAAAAATCAGATGAAATAGCCACAATATGTACGAAAAGAGCCTCGACAAAAGAAGCACCCATCCTAAGAAATCTGATTAATATATAGATGATCCATTTAAAGTTAAAGGCAGAATCATGCTCTCTTTGGTCTCACGATAAGAAAATGGATCCCTCCAAGTATTCTTGTGGCAGTTACTTGTTCTCTTTATAAATGGCTTTGTTAAATACTATGGCTCTTTTCGAGTCCTGGCACAAAGAAAAAACAGGCAGTAAGGTTTTTTCGACTGATCTCTTATTTTTTATCTAGAAATGGAGAATTTTACATGAGGAAAAGAGCACGAAGTCATACAAATCATTGGATATATTCCTACTCGAAAAGCCGTAATCTTTGTGAAAACAGCCTATAATATTGATGATTTTCTAATTCAGAGAAGGGAGAGGAGAATTTAGAAGCCCATTGAAGTTTAGTGTAATTCCCCTATAAACCAAATTTCACCTTCATAGCAGTATCGATCCTCGTCAGTAATTGATTCTTCAAAACCTAATATTTGTAAATCTTTTTGAAAGGTTAATCCCCATTCAGTTTGAATGTTTCTATTATTAGAGAGAGGAAGCCATTTTTGAGATTCGTCATTCCTGTTAAAGAATTCATTAAAATAAGAGTCACCCTTAAAGACAATAATTTGAGAACTCCATAAATTAGGTAAAACAATTGTGGCCACTATTCGATATTTCTCTCTATCATTTGGCTTCAGTTCAATAAGATGTTCAGCTTTAGCTAAAAGAGTTTGCATGCAGACTCTTTTGGTTTTTTTTGGCGTTTTGACAGAATTTATAAAGCCTTGAGCAACTGGTAGGAGTAGACGCCAGTAACCATTGTGAAATTCTGTTGGAAACTCAGATGTATTTTCTTCAATTCGTTTTATAAGATTTTTAGATTTACGTTTAATTCCTCTTACTCTTTTCTCCCGCATACTATTTCTCCTCAATCATATTTACCATAACTTAAGTTCTGGATTCTTCAAAGTTCATACGTCCAGTAGTATCTTCACTTACGGTGCATGATAATGCCCTAGAAAATGGTGGTGAACTTAGTTTCCATGCCATTAAATCAGTCAATTCAGCTTTTGTGAGTGCTGAGGTAGTTATTTGCATTTTGGATATGGAACATAATTTTATTGTGTTTTACCATCAGATTTGAACCGATAATGCTCTAATTTTTTATCAGTAGAATAGGTTAGTATGCC encodes the following:
- a CDS encoding 2-oxoacid:ferredoxin oxidoreductase subunit beta is translated as MATFKEFRNNVKPNWCPGCGDFSVQAAIQRAAANNGLEPEQLAVISGIGCSGRISGYINSYGLHGIHGRALPIAQGVKMANRDLKVIASGGDGDGFAIGLGHTIHAIRRNVDITYIVMDNQIYGLTKGQTSPRSAAGFITKSTPEGAIEPALAPMEMALTAGATFVAQSFSTDLKELTSLIEAGLNHSGFSLINVFSPCVTYNKINTYEWFKENLTKLSDIEEYDPTNREKAMSTLMKHEGLVTGLIYQNSEQPSYQELVKHYSEEPLSQHDLNLSAETFDELVKEFM
- the rlmN gene encoding 23S rRNA (adenine(2503)-C(2))-methyltransferase RlmN; translated protein: MEKTSIYGLTLEQLTTWLVQHGEKKFRAAQVWDWLYKKRVTQFSQMKNLNANCVQLLDDYFHIQTLVQEVKQESKDGTIKFLFKLQDGNLIETVLMRFKYGLSVCVTTQVGCNIGCTFCASGLLKKNRDLSSGEIVEQIMNVQHHLDAAGNDERVSHIVVMGIGEPFDNYDNMMDFFRVVNDQKGLSIGARHITVSTSGLADKIYQFADEDLQINLAVSLHAPNNELRTKIMKINRAYPLEKLMPAIDYYLEKTNRRITFEYILLSDVNDHKAEALQLAKLLKNKRHLSYVNLIPYNPVDEHNQYQRSTKEAIVSFYGTLLEQGINCGVRVEQGTDIDAACGQLRSKQIKKDKARS
- a CDS encoding DUF3916 domain-containing protein — encoded protein: MREKRVRGIKRKSKNLIKRIEENTSEFPTEFHNGYWRLLLPVAQGFINSVKTPKKTKRVCMQTLLAKAEHLIELKPNDREKYRIVATIVLPNLWSSQIIVFKGDSYFNEFFNRNDESQKWLPLSNNRNIQTEWGLTFQKDLQILGFEESITDEDRYCYEGEIWFIGELH